A stretch of Haloprofundus halophilus DNA encodes these proteins:
- a CDS encoding NRDE family protein has product MCTLTLAWQVFPDAPVVVAANRDEAFGRPSEPPARIEDDPAIVAPRDAEAGGTWVGYNEHGLFVGITNRWIDADPAADRSRGLLVRDALRQESAEDAARLVERELDERSYDGFNLVVADATAAVLFEWDGRLRVSQFDPGVHVVVNVGADDTFTIPSVRSEVGERQAENARRLREALQPEPGESSEAWHDRAATALGDHEYGVCIHGGISEQRSDGSSGSPDGGFGTRSSSLVAIGDEGASYRFADGPPCETDYVRVESHI; this is encoded by the coding sequence GTGTGTACACTCACTCTCGCGTGGCAGGTGTTTCCCGACGCGCCCGTCGTCGTCGCGGCCAACCGCGACGAAGCGTTCGGACGCCCCTCCGAACCCCCGGCGCGCATCGAGGACGACCCGGCTATCGTCGCCCCCCGAGACGCCGAGGCGGGCGGGACGTGGGTCGGCTACAACGAACACGGCCTGTTCGTCGGCATCACGAACCGCTGGATAGACGCCGACCCCGCCGCGGACCGCTCCCGCGGACTGCTCGTCCGCGACGCGCTCCGACAGGAGTCCGCCGAAGACGCTGCCCGTCTCGTCGAACGCGAACTCGACGAGCGGAGCTACGACGGGTTCAACCTCGTCGTCGCGGACGCAACTGCGGCAGTTCTCTTCGAGTGGGACGGTCGCCTCCGCGTCTCGCAGTTCGACCCCGGCGTCCACGTCGTCGTCAACGTCGGCGCCGACGACACTTTCACGATTCCGTCGGTCCGCTCCGAAGTCGGCGAGCGGCAGGCCGAGAACGCCCGCCGGCTCCGGGAGGCGCTACAGCCCGAGCCGGGCGAATCCTCGGAGGCGTGGCACGACCGGGCGGCGACGGCGCTCGGCGACCACGAGTACGGTGTGTGCATTCACGGGGGTATCTCCGAGCAACGCTCGGACGGCTCGTCGGGCTCGCCCGACGGTGGGTTCGGGACGCGCTCCTCCTCGCTCGTCGCCATCGGCGACGAGGGTGCGAGCTATCGGTTCGCCGACGGGCCGCCCTGCGAAACCGACTACGTTCGGGTCGAAAGCCACATTTAA
- the gfcR gene encoding transcriptional regulator GfcR, which yields MKNVDDLISSAAELAERGLSKGEIADELNVSRETASWLVERSGATSSEPEATSASPSGGTGPDDIHIDWSTVGRDSARLSYMAWTMADLLGKEGDDVDLTIGIEKAGAPLATVVARELDTDLGTFAPAKHQWEEGDIEELGGSFSRNFAQIRDRSCYVVDDIITSGTTMRQTIEAVHDHGGTVEAAVVVVDKQGIEEIDGVPVYSLINVVSVGEE from the coding sequence ATGAAGAACGTCGATGACCTCATCTCCAGTGCGGCGGAGTTGGCAGAACGCGGCCTCTCGAAGGGCGAGATCGCCGACGAACTGAACGTCTCCCGCGAGACGGCGAGCTGGCTCGTCGAGCGCAGCGGCGCGACGAGTTCCGAACCCGAGGCGACGAGCGCCTCCCCCTCCGGCGGCACCGGGCCCGACGACATCCACATCGACTGGAGCACCGTCGGCCGCGACAGCGCCCGCCTCAGCTACATGGCGTGGACGATGGCCGACCTGCTCGGGAAAGAGGGCGACGACGTCGACCTCACTATCGGCATCGAGAAAGCCGGCGCACCGCTGGCGACGGTGGTCGCCCGCGAACTCGACACCGACCTCGGCACCTTCGCTCCCGCGAAACACCAGTGGGAGGAAGGCGACATCGAGGAACTCGGCGGTAGTTTCTCGCGGAACTTCGCGCAGATCCGCGACCGCAGCTGCTACGTCGTCGACGACATCATCACGAGCGGCACGACGATGCGCCAGACCATCGAAGCCGTCCACGACCACGGAGGGACCGTCGAGGCTGCCGTCGTCGTCGTCGACAAACAGGGTATCGAGGAGATAGACGGCGTTCCGGTCTACTCGCTCATCAACGTCGTCAGCGTCGGCGAGGAGTGA
- a CDS encoding glucose 1-dehydrogenase, producing MKAIAVYEGAEKPGVVDVPKPEPSTGEALVRTLRVGVDGTDHEVLSGGHGGFPEGEEFLVLGHEAVGVVEDPNGTDLERGEVVVPTVRRPPNGPNDYFERGEPDMAPAGEYHERGIDGAHGFMAEYFTSPEEYLVPIPEELASVGFLVEPVSISEKAIEHAYASRSAFEWSPESALVLGNGSLGLLTLAMLGFEYGYDADRLYCLGRRDRPDPTIDVIEELGATYVDSRETPVDEIPEVHEPMDFVYEATGFPKHVFQSVHALAPNGVAALLGVPSDWEFEVDGGAFHSELVLHNKALVGSVNSHVGHFEAATESLASMPAWLLDSLVTGIYGLDEFERAFDDDDTTIKTAVQFSTYEERR from the coding sequence ATGAAAGCGATAGCGGTGTACGAGGGGGCCGAGAAACCGGGCGTCGTCGACGTTCCGAAACCGGAGCCGTCGACGGGCGAGGCGCTCGTCCGAACGCTTCGCGTGGGCGTCGACGGCACCGACCACGAGGTGCTGAGCGGGGGTCACGGCGGGTTCCCCGAGGGCGAGGAGTTCCTCGTGCTCGGCCACGAGGCCGTCGGCGTCGTCGAGGACCCCAACGGTACCGACCTCGAACGCGGCGAGGTCGTCGTGCCGACGGTTCGCCGCCCGCCGAACGGACCCAACGACTACTTCGAGCGGGGCGAACCCGATATGGCTCCCGCGGGCGAGTACCACGAGCGCGGCATCGACGGCGCGCACGGCTTCATGGCGGAGTACTTCACGAGCCCCGAGGAGTATCTCGTGCCCATCCCCGAGGAGCTCGCGTCGGTCGGCTTCCTCGTCGAACCGGTCTCCATCTCCGAGAAAGCCATCGAACACGCTTACGCGTCGCGTTCCGCGTTCGAGTGGAGCCCCGAATCGGCGCTCGTGCTCGGCAACGGCAGCCTCGGCCTGCTGACGCTGGCGATGCTCGGCTTCGAGTACGGCTACGACGCCGACCGCCTCTACTGTCTGGGCCGCCGCGACCGCCCCGACCCGACTATCGACGTTATCGAGGAGCTCGGCGCGACGTACGTCGACTCCCGGGAGACGCCGGTCGACGAGATTCCCGAGGTACACGAACCGATGGACTTCGTCTACGAGGCGACCGGATTCCCGAAACACGTCTTCCAGTCGGTCCACGCACTCGCGCCGAACGGCGTGGCGGCGCTTCTAGGCGTGCCCAGCGACTGGGAGTTCGAGGTCGACGGCGGCGCGTTCCACAGCGAGCTCGTCCTCCACAACAAGGCGCTCGTCGGCAGCGTCAACTCCCACGTCGGACACTTCGAGGCGGCGACGGAGTCGCTGGCGTCGATGCCGGCGTGGCTCTTGGACTCGCTCGTCACCGGAATCTACGGCCTCGACGAGTTCGAACGAGCGTTCGACGACGACGACACCACTATAAAAACCGCCGTGCAATTCAGTACGTATGAAGAACGTCGATGA
- a CDS encoding cupin domain-containing protein — MSTLPPEKVALAEAFDSFDEQWSPRVAAELNGQEVKLAKVEGEFVWHSHDDADELFFVVSGELRIEFRDEEAALLESGELLVVPAGVEHRPVADAEAEILLFEPAATRNTGDREDELTQTETTYLD; from the coding sequence GTGAGTACGCTGCCGCCAGAGAAAGTCGCACTCGCCGAGGCGTTCGACTCGTTCGACGAGCAGTGGTCCCCGCGCGTCGCCGCCGAACTGAACGGGCAGGAGGTGAAACTCGCCAAAGTCGAAGGCGAGTTCGTCTGGCACAGCCACGACGACGCCGACGAACTGTTCTTCGTCGTCTCGGGCGAACTCCGTATCGAGTTCCGTGACGAGGAGGCCGCTCTGCTCGAGTCGGGCGAACTACTCGTCGTGCCGGCCGGCGTCGAACATCGACCCGTCGCCGACGCGGAAGCCGAGATACTGCTCTTCGAACCGGCGGCGACCAGAAACACCGGTGACAGGGAGGACGAGTTGACGCAGACCGAGACGACGTACCTCGATTGA